A window of Paenibacillus polygoni contains these coding sequences:
- a CDS encoding DUF975 family protein, with the protein MGIMKMKRRSLDALKGNWGKAILLTVLISIITVLIPTAMDMQRSGGVESWVNDEAPGSLFSFVYEIVLMPFYVGVTWFYINLIRKEKAQIRNIFKIYQDGRLTLKLIWTYIVMIFFILLWTLLLIVPGIIKSISYSQTLYVLRDHPEYSATQAITESRRLMNGYKWKYVLFLLSFIGWFLLTAITFGLAWFFVGPYFSAAQAVFYDELKEQ; encoded by the coding sequence ATGGGCATTATGAAAATGAAACGCCGCTCACTTGATGCGCTGAAAGGAAACTGGGGAAAAGCCATCTTACTAACGGTCCTTATCTCCATAATTACCGTACTTATCCCAACAGCGATGGATATGCAAAGAAGTGGAGGGGTTGAGTCCTGGGTTAACGATGAGGCACCTGGGTCCCTTTTTAGTTTTGTATATGAGATTGTATTAATGCCGTTTTATGTCGGCGTAACATGGTTTTACATCAATCTTATTAGGAAAGAGAAAGCGCAAATCCGTAATATTTTTAAAATATACCAAGACGGTAGATTAACCTTAAAGTTAATATGGACGTATATTGTAATGATCTTCTTTATCCTATTATGGACTCTGCTGCTCATCGTTCCAGGAATTATTAAAAGTATTTCTTATTCACAGACGTTGTACGTATTAAGGGATCATCCTGAATATTCAGCAACCCAAGCGATCACAGAGAGCAGAAGACTTATGAACGGATATAAGTGGAAATATGTTCTGTTCCTTCTTAGCTTTATTGGATGGTTTTTGTTAACAGCAATCACTTTTGGACTTGCTTGGTTCTTTGTAGGACCTTATTTCTCAGCAGCACAAGCTGTATTCTATGATGAACTCAAAGAACAATAG
- a CDS encoding sodium-dependent transporter, which translates to MGPINTNEKGTGTSERFSSSKGFILAAIGSAVGLGNMWKFPYITGENGGAAFFLLFIACLVAVGLPVLLAELSIGRAGRGSAASSFVKAGGGRIWGKLGFISVIAPFLIMTFYILVAGWTLHYAVLSFSGQMTAGVDFDAQFVKFTGSYLPLVWAFVAMAIVALVVIKGISGGIEKFNKILIPGMLVLLVILMIRSITLPGAMEGVNFFLAPDFSKLTPEAGLVALGHAFFSLSLGMGTMITYGAFVDRNQSLGSATLAVGVGDLIYAFIAGLIIFPTTFAFGIDPSSGPGLVFVALPAAFSAMPLGWLFGGLFFVLLAIAALTSLVSLLQVPVTHAMEKWNWSRNNAVWIISLLIFLVSIPSALSMGLMKINIGERNFFDYVDFFASNWLLPIGGLIVTLFAGYFWKTAAKEAGLTTKWFRIWLFMLRYVAPILMIFVFLHSTGILKFE; encoded by the coding sequence ATGGGACCAATTAACACAAATGAAAAAGGCACAGGAACCAGCGAACGGTTCTCTTCTTCAAAAGGATTTATATTAGCCGCAATCGGCAGTGCAGTTGGACTCGGTAATATGTGGAAATTCCCTTATATCACAGGGGAAAATGGAGGCGCAGCCTTCTTCCTATTATTTATTGCATGTCTGGTTGCAGTAGGACTTCCTGTTCTGCTTGCTGAGCTGTCAATCGGCCGGGCGGGCCGGGGAAGTGCAGCTTCATCCTTCGTAAAAGCAGGGGGAGGGAGAATTTGGGGAAAACTAGGATTTATCTCCGTAATTGCTCCTTTCCTAATCATGACGTTCTATATCTTAGTAGCTGGCTGGACTCTTCACTATGCAGTACTGTCCTTTAGCGGGCAGATGACGGCGGGAGTAGATTTCGATGCTCAGTTTGTTAAGTTTACAGGAAGTTACTTGCCTTTAGTCTGGGCATTTGTTGCGATGGCGATCGTTGCTTTGGTTGTTATAAAAGGGATATCTGGGGGAATTGAGAAGTTTAACAAAATACTCATCCCTGGAATGCTTGTTCTGCTTGTCATTCTTATGATTCGTTCGATCACACTGCCAGGTGCGATGGAAGGCGTGAATTTCTTCCTGGCTCCTGATTTCTCAAAGCTTACTCCAGAGGCCGGACTTGTTGCACTCGGACACGCTTTCTTCTCTTTATCTTTGGGAATGGGTACTATGATTACGTACGGAGCATTTGTGGATCGGAACCAATCGCTAGGATCAGCTACTCTTGCTGTAGGTGTAGGTGATTTGATCTATGCTTTCATAGCAGGTCTGATCATTTTCCCGACAACATTTGCTTTTGGGATTGATCCAAGTTCCGGACCAGGGCTTGTATTTGTAGCTTTGCCGGCTGCTTTCTCAGCGATGCCGCTGGGCTGGTTGTTCGGAGGTCTGTTCTTTGTTCTGCTGGCAATTGCCGCGCTGACTTCTCTAGTATCCTTGCTTCAAGTACCCGTTACGCATGCGATGGAAAAATGGAACTGGAGTCGTAATAATGCAGTGTGGATTATTTCTCTGCTGATCTTCTTGGTGAGTATTCCGTCAGCTCTTTCCATGGGTCTGATGAAGATTAATATCGGGGAACGAAATTTCTTTGACTATGTAGATTTCTTTGCTTCGAACTGGCTGCTTCCTATTGGCGGACTCATTGTTACTCTATTTGCGGGATACTTTTGGAAGACGGCTGCAAAAGAAGCAGGCCTTACGACAAAATGGTTCCGTATCTGGCTGTTCATGCTTCGTTATGTAGCACCAATTCTGATGATTTTTGTATTCTTACATTCAACTGGAATTCTAAAATTCGAATAA
- a CDS encoding DEAD/DEAH box helicase — MNIMLNRRKIKLLCGPRFYEQGEYTYDSGSVGMILSDSDKGQFRAVVKDGTKNRYDVEVNLDRNGDVLASCSCPAFPVHDYYCNHIAAVLIQISYLQEEGTAKVSAYPSLLYNPDLELPEGYLTPRIQRADTSEQAENQRAEDILSLFSSSPRISAAAANTILDTRERLSVQFIIKTVPYGFHKQMLGLEMKLGPKRLYIVQQVKQFLSRLARKESHVFSKHFTYDPEVHCFLPQDYSVLAELIHLERQEEMYLESLGGYPGIGKARTQDRMLLIPPLAWEKVAPLLSRAGDVYVQQGEELFSSFSLPDQTLPLDFEFSKALDHSGFQLEIPGLLQMIVLRDYSMVLHRGVFYKIPEQSAHHLAGLKDKLAAKKSPVLRIPSEQMGPYMEKVVPGLMRLGRVHVGEEISSQMVKVPLKARLYLDRVREKLLAGLEFQYGDVMINPLEEKERTPAGRILVRDKVQEEQILRLMESSSFARTEAGYYLEDEDAEFDFLYYTMPQLEQLVEVLATSAVKVRVVTAPVIPFIRAHLDERTDWLEFKFDIKGIPDDEIKEVLTSVEAKRKYHRLRNGALQPLTTPEFQEMVRLMNEMGFRKGDLSRGEAKLPVYLGLSLMDRQSEQIEISDTLQQFLENLAHPEKMNDPVPSSLNAELRDYQKTGYRWMKMLASYGFGGILADDMGLGKTLQSITFILSEIDTMREHNMPALIVCPASLVYNWHNELSKFAPGLRTVIADGSKGERGDAIRQMSEIDVVITSYPLLRRDGNLYAKQQFHILVLDEAQAFKNHSTQTAQSVKQLSAKHRFALTGTPIENNQEELWSIYDVVFPELFSGRKAFQELSRESIAKRIRPFLLRRVKSDVLQELPDKIESLQASELLPEQKKLYIAYLAKLRQETVKHLNEEGFQKNRIRILAGLTRLRQLCCHPALFVEGYQGSSAKFEQLMELIEESRSAGKRILLFSQFTEMLGIIGRELGYQGIPFFYLDGQTPGQERVELCERFNQGESDLFLISLKAGGTGLNLTGADTVILYDLWWNPAVEDQAASRAHRMGQKKVVQVIRLVTQGTVEDKMYELQQRKKNLIEEIIQPGQEAVSPLSEHEIREILSIESIS, encoded by the coding sequence ATGAATATTATGCTGAATCGACGAAAAATAAAACTGCTTTGCGGTCCCCGCTTCTATGAGCAAGGAGAATACACGTATGATTCAGGCAGTGTAGGAATGATCTTATCTGATTCAGATAAAGGACAGTTCCGAGCTGTAGTCAAAGACGGGACCAAGAATAGATACGATGTTGAAGTGAACTTAGATCGGAATGGAGATGTACTGGCCAGTTGTTCATGTCCAGCATTCCCTGTACACGATTACTATTGCAACCATATAGCGGCTGTACTCATTCAGATTAGTTATTTGCAGGAGGAAGGTACGGCTAAAGTCAGCGCTTATCCATCATTGCTGTATAACCCGGATCTTGAACTGCCGGAGGGGTACTTAACGCCAAGGATTCAGCGTGCAGATACCTCTGAACAGGCAGAAAATCAGCGAGCAGAAGACATTCTTTCTTTGTTTAGCAGCAGTCCACGTATTTCGGCGGCTGCTGCAAATACCATTTTGGATACAAGAGAGCGGCTGTCGGTCCAGTTTATTATTAAAACCGTTCCTTATGGATTTCATAAGCAAATGCTTGGTCTTGAGATGAAACTGGGTCCTAAACGATTATATATCGTGCAGCAGGTAAAACAGTTTTTAAGTCGTCTAGCGCGCAAGGAATCACATGTGTTCTCCAAACATTTCACGTATGATCCTGAGGTTCATTGCTTTTTGCCTCAAGATTACTCGGTCCTTGCTGAACTCATTCATCTAGAGCGTCAAGAAGAGATGTATCTGGAGTCACTAGGCGGATATCCGGGAATAGGAAAAGCCCGCACACAAGATCGAATGCTGCTGATCCCGCCGCTGGCTTGGGAGAAAGTTGCTCCGCTACTATCGAGAGCCGGAGATGTTTATGTACAGCAGGGAGAGGAACTGTTCAGCAGTTTTTCGCTGCCTGATCAGACGCTTCCTCTTGATTTTGAATTTTCGAAAGCGTTAGATCACAGTGGATTTCAGCTGGAAATACCGGGACTTCTTCAGATGATCGTTCTAAGAGATTATTCTATGGTGCTTCATCGCGGTGTTTTTTATAAGATTCCAGAGCAATCTGCTCATCATTTAGCAGGACTTAAGGATAAATTAGCAGCTAAAAAATCTCCTGTACTTCGTATTCCTTCCGAGCAGATGGGACCTTATATGGAGAAAGTTGTACCAGGACTTATGCGCCTTGGCCGCGTGCATGTGGGGGAAGAAATTTCGAGTCAGATGGTAAAAGTTCCGCTTAAAGCTCGGCTGTATTTAGACCGAGTGAGAGAGAAACTGCTCGCAGGGCTTGAATTTCAGTATGGAGATGTCATGATTAATCCGCTGGAGGAGAAAGAGCGTACTCCGGCAGGCCGTATCCTCGTTCGTGACAAGGTGCAGGAGGAACAAATCCTGCGGCTCATGGAAAGCAGCAGTTTTGCAAGAACGGAAGCAGGATATTATCTGGAAGATGAGGATGCAGAGTTTGATTTTCTGTACTACACCATGCCTCAGCTTGAGCAGCTTGTTGAGGTGCTTGCCACCTCCGCGGTAAAAGTGAGGGTTGTCACCGCACCGGTGATTCCTTTCATTCGTGCTCATTTGGATGAAAGAACGGACTGGCTTGAATTCAAATTTGATATCAAGGGAATCCCGGATGATGAGATCAAAGAAGTATTAACGAGTGTGGAGGCAAAACGCAAATATCACCGGCTCAGAAATGGAGCGTTACAGCCGCTGACAACTCCTGAGTTTCAGGAAATGGTGAGGCTGATGAATGAGATGGGATTCCGTAAGGGAGATTTAAGCAGAGGAGAAGCCAAACTTCCTGTGTACCTTGGTTTGTCACTGATGGACAGGCAATCAGAGCAGATTGAGATAAGCGACACCCTCCAGCAGTTCCTTGAAAATCTCGCCCATCCTGAGAAGATGAACGATCCGGTACCTTCCTCTCTGAATGCGGAACTTCGTGATTATCAGAAGACAGGCTACAGATGGATGAAAATGCTGGCTTCCTATGGTTTCGGCGGAATTTTGGCTGATGATATGGGACTTGGAAAAACCCTGCAAAGCATCACATTTATTCTGTCAGAGATAGACACCATGCGCGAACACAACATGCCGGCACTCATCGTGTGTCCCGCTTCGCTTGTATATAACTGGCATAATGAACTTAGCAAATTTGCTCCTGGTCTTCGAACCGTCATTGCAGATGGAAGCAAAGGAGAACGGGGAGATGCCATTCGTCAGATGAGTGAAATAGATGTGGTCATTACCTCGTATCCACTGCTTCGAAGAGACGGCAATCTGTATGCGAAGCAGCAGTTCCATATCCTCGTTCTCGACGAAGCGCAGGCATTCAAGAATCATTCGACACAGACGGCACAATCGGTCAAACAGCTTTCAGCAAAACATCGATTTGCACTCACCGGTACTCCGATCGAGAATAACCAGGAAGAACTATGGTCCATTTATGATGTGGTTTTTCCCGAATTATTCTCCGGAAGAAAAGCTTTTCAGGAGTTGTCTAGAGAATCGATTGCGAAGCGGATCCGTCCATTTCTGCTGCGCCGGGTAAAATCCGATGTACTGCAGGAACTGCCTGATAAAATCGAATCTCTGCAAGCTTCTGAGTTATTGCCAGAGCAGAAAAAGCTGTACATTGCATATCTAGCTAAGCTGCGGCAAGAGACGGTAAAGCATTTAAATGAAGAAGGATTTCAGAAGAACCGTATTCGAATTTTAGCAGGGTTAACGAGACTGAGACAGCTTTGCTGTCATCCGGCTTTGTTTGTGGAAGGATATCAAGGAAGTTCTGCGAAGTTTGAGCAGCTGATGGAACTAATTGAGGAGAGCCGCAGTGCAGGAAAACGAATCTTGTTATTCTCTCAGTTTACCGAGATGCTCGGAATCATTGGCAGAGAACTTGGATATCAAGGAATTCCGTTCTTCTATCTGGATGGTCAGACACCAGGACAAGAAAGAGTGGAACTCTGCGAGCGGTTTAATCAAGGTGAAAGTGATCTTTTCCTGATCTCGCTGAAAGCAGGCGGGACAGGGCTTAATCTGACGGGTGCTGATACCGTGATTTTGTATGATTTATGGTGGAATCCCGCAGTTGAAGATCAAGCAGCAAGCAGAGCACACCGTATGGGGCAGAAAAAGGTAGTTCAAGTCATACGTTTAGTGACCCAAGGAACGGTAGAAGATAAAATGTATGAACTTCAGCAGCGCAAAAAGAATCTAATCGAAGAAATTATACAGCCTGGGCAAGAAGCCGTTTCCCCGCTCAGTGAGCATGAAATTCGTGAAATTCTTTCAATAGAATCAATTTCATAA
- a CDS encoding radical SAM/SPASM domain-containing protein — MKTFKKVYVEITSICNLACSFCPQTKRQAKFMDLNTFNNILDQIKPHTQHIYLHVKGEPLLHPKLDQLLDAADAKGFKVNMTTNGTLIEKARHRILGKPAVRQMNFSLHSFDGHEGSEDREGYLYRIIEFVREAVKQDIIVSFRLWNLTEDNMTNLQKQRNRETLDILEQEFGLDFKIEEKVTPGSGVKIAKNIYLNQDHEFEWPSLAAEEDDGKGFCHGLRTQAGVLVDGTVIPCCLDGEGVINLGNINATPFSEIVESKRANDLFYGFSRREAVEELCRKCGYRKRFGAGA, encoded by the coding sequence TTGAAAACATTCAAGAAAGTTTATGTTGAGATTACAAGTATCTGCAATTTAGCGTGCAGCTTCTGCCCACAGACGAAGCGACAAGCAAAGTTCATGGATTTGAATACATTTAATAACATACTTGATCAAATTAAACCACATACCCAACATATTTATTTGCATGTAAAAGGGGAACCTTTGCTTCATCCAAAGCTTGATCAGCTCCTTGATGCAGCTGATGCGAAAGGCTTTAAAGTCAATATGACGACAAATGGAACGTTAATAGAAAAGGCGAGACATCGTATTTTAGGGAAACCTGCAGTGAGACAAATGAACTTCTCTCTTCATAGTTTTGATGGTCATGAGGGAAGTGAGGATCGCGAAGGATATCTCTACCGTATCATTGAATTTGTAAGAGAAGCAGTCAAACAAGATATTATCGTTTCGTTCCGGCTTTGGAATCTAACTGAGGACAATATGACAAATTTGCAAAAACAACGGAACCGGGAAACACTAGATATATTGGAACAGGAATTTGGACTCGATTTTAAGATTGAAGAGAAAGTAACACCGGGCAGCGGTGTGAAAATCGCTAAAAACATATATCTGAATCAGGATCATGAATTTGAGTGGCCGAGTCTTGCTGCGGAAGAAGATGATGGGAAAGGCTTCTGTCATGGACTTCGTACACAGGCAGGTGTGCTCGTAGATGGAACCGTTATTCCATGTTGTCTCGATGGAGAAGGGGTAATTAACCTCGGAAATATCAATGCAACCCCATTCTCTGAGATCGTGGAGAGTAAACGTGCGAATGATTTATTTTATGGGTTTTCCCGCCGTGAGGCAGTGGAAGAGTTATGCCGTAAATGCGGTTATCGCAAACGTTTTGGTGCCGGTGCATAA
- a CDS encoding serine hydrolase domain-containing protein yields the protein MSPYLSQIIQSMVNRNLETYYNKHKESVLVIGTVYGNERRVYGIGDIQPYTTTNYSELIYEIGSITKLFTTTLLAHLHHDRFLDIDDSLGQYIPLLPPDSPVTFRHLATHTSGLPEKQIWRKIRNLFDSEKGRDSCSTFNLSEAAFYLRRATAESVGKTYRYSNAGIGLLGHILATEMQTSYEHAVQDMITIPLEMPDTSIHLTNEGMTRLVPGYRGRLAAPPIELHDFPGTGALRSTASDLLTFLSAHMGVHPNREIFDIYSITQKNYFQKNNQLRIGLGWHQNAQEGILYHSAGTHGYQSFIGFRPDLPFGVVILANIRNHSHLNPTTMGMELLLAAKQGIKKS from the coding sequence GTGAGTCCGTATTTGTCACAAATCATCCAAAGTATGGTTAATCGGAATCTCGAAACCTATTATAACAAACATAAAGAGTCCGTACTTGTTATTGGAACCGTGTACGGAAACGAAAGACGAGTCTATGGAATAGGTGATATCCAGCCCTATACTACGACAAACTACAGTGAACTAATCTATGAAATCGGGTCTATTACAAAACTATTCACGACGACATTACTAGCACATTTACATCATGACCGGTTCCTTGATATCGATGATTCGTTAGGACAATATATCCCGCTTCTCCCTCCCGACTCACCGGTTACATTTCGTCATCTGGCGACGCATACCTCGGGTCTTCCGGAAAAGCAAATCTGGAGAAAAATCCGTAACTTATTCGATTCTGAGAAAGGCCGTGACTCCTGTTCCACTTTCAATTTGTCTGAAGCTGCTTTCTACTTACGGCGCGCTACCGCGGAAAGTGTAGGAAAGACTTACCGTTATTCCAATGCCGGAATCGGTCTGCTTGGTCATATTCTTGCTACAGAGATGCAGACTTCCTATGAGCATGCTGTACAAGACATGATTACCATCCCCTTGGAAATGCCAGACACTTCTATTCATCTCACAAACGAAGGGATGACAAGACTCGTTCCTGGATACAGAGGACGCCTGGCTGCTCCACCAATAGAGCTGCATGATTTTCCCGGTACGGGTGCACTCCGTTCTACAGCTAGTGATCTGCTGACTTTTCTTTCCGCTCATATGGGTGTACATCCAAATAGGGAAATTTTTGATATTTATTCTATTACCCAAAAAAACTATTTCCAAAAAAATAACCAGCTCAGAATCGGGTTAGGCTGGCATCAGAATGCACAAGAAGGAATCCTCTATCACAGTGCTGGCACTCATGGATATCAAAGTTTCATCGGTTTTCGTCCTGATCTGCCTTTTGGTGTTGTGATCTTAGCAAATATTCGTAATCACAGCCATCTAAACCCGACTACCATGGGGATGGAACTTCTGCTTGCGGCAAAGCAAGGGATTAAAAAAAGCTGA
- a CDS encoding YkyA family protein, with protein sequence MWSKGKLGTLLIVCMVLLAACSKEDALNTMKTMEDTVNTENQMQEHLQQIANLEGQDLELYDLIMEQGKEADAKLDDLLEDALTHVDDRKEHLESAKQIMDEAKVKSESWRSALDVYHNDAKEQEMVQKADQLWNDYEARQATFGEFYEQYNKSLAKDKELYVLLEEQDEAISLSKLKSKVSERNKAFAKANKLKQKFNQETSVFNKEHESFVAEMQGHLSKNKK encoded by the coding sequence ATGTGGTCAAAAGGGAAGCTGGGTACTCTGCTGATCGTATGCATGGTACTCCTTGCAGCCTGCAGTAAAGAGGATGCGCTGAATACGATGAAAACCATGGAAGATACGGTGAACACAGAAAATCAGATGCAGGAGCATCTACAGCAGATTGCGAATTTAGAAGGTCAAGATTTAGAGTTATATGATCTGATTATGGAGCAAGGGAAAGAGGCGGATGCGAAGCTGGATGATTTACTAGAAGATGCCCTTACGCATGTAGATGATCGCAAAGAGCACCTGGAATCAGCTAAACAGATTATGGATGAGGCCAAAGTGAAAAGTGAGTCTTGGAGATCGGCTTTGGATGTCTATCATAATGATGCGAAAGAGCAGGAAATGGTTCAAAAGGCAGACCAGCTGTGGAATGATTATGAAGCGCGTCAGGCGACATTCGGTGAGTTTTATGAGCAGTACAATAAGAGCCTGGCAAAAGATAAAGAGTTGTACGTCCTGCTGGAAGAACAAGATGAAGCCATTTCATTATCCAAGCTGAAAAGCAAAGTGAGCGAACGTAATAAAGCTTTTGCGAAAGCGAATAAATTGAAACAGAAATTCAATCAGGAAACGTCTGTTTTTAATAAAGAACATGAAAGTTTTGTAGCAGAAATGCAGGGGCACTTATCTAAAAATAAAAAATAG
- a CDS encoding polysaccharide deacetylase family protein, which produces MRRQRKQKRPVFRGRQARRRIRYDRVLIAAFILALSVFLIWKIGSFALDRFPQVAESSVEVQQPSMLGGFTVVPMAKKEPVRFKGKVQKVAYLTFDDGPSKYTNDILDVLKNNKVQGTFFLVGTEIHKHPDAVKRMVEEGSYPGMHTMTHEYKTLYKSGSSANFIKEVKQEQKIIQDLTGYKPFLVRAPFGSAPQIDEKFRGDIAKAQFKLWDWTTDSMDWDLPGNPKQVIANVKRDVHKDVEVILFHEKEQTLEALPEIIKHLKKKGYKIEVYNPENHLVMNFKNDLRL; this is translated from the coding sequence TTGAGAAGACAACGGAAACAAAAACGCCCCGTATTTCGGGGAAGACAAGCAAGAAGAAGAATTCGTTATGATCGAGTATTGATCGCCGCGTTTATTTTGGCACTCTCAGTTTTTCTCATTTGGAAGATTGGAAGTTTTGCTTTAGATCGATTCCCACAAGTGGCAGAATCCTCGGTGGAAGTACAACAACCTAGTATGCTAGGGGGATTTACCGTTGTACCGATGGCGAAAAAAGAGCCTGTTCGGTTTAAGGGTAAAGTTCAAAAAGTTGCATACCTCACTTTTGATGATGGTCCAAGTAAATATACGAATGACATTCTTGATGTTCTTAAAAATAATAAAGTACAGGGAACTTTTTTTCTGGTAGGGACAGAAATACATAAACATCCGGATGCAGTGAAGCGAATGGTAGAAGAGGGCAGTTATCCCGGGATGCATACTATGACTCATGAATATAAGACCCTATACAAAAGCGGAAGTTCTGCCAACTTTATAAAAGAAGTGAAGCAGGAACAAAAGATCATTCAAGATTTGACTGGATATAAACCGTTTTTGGTTCGTGCCCCATTTGGCAGTGCTCCGCAGATCGACGAAAAGTTCCGAGGCGATATTGCAAAAGCACAGTTTAAGCTGTGGGATTGGACCACAGATTCTATGGATTGGGATTTGCCGGGTAACCCGAAACAAGTCATTGCCAACGTAAAACGAGATGTACACAAGGATGTGGAAGTTATTTTATTCCATGAGAAAGAGCAGACGCTGGAGGCACTTCCTGAGATTATCAAGCATCTGAAAAAGAAAGGGTATAAGATTGAAGTCTATAACCCGGAGAATCATCTTGTTATGAATTTCAAAAATGATTTACGTTTATAA
- a CDS encoding extracellular solute-binding protein, whose product MKKKVHLLSASVMTAALVLSACGAGKEAAVLDGSKPYSLKYVVNQVGEIPTKGNEIEKAIMEYTNTDLNIQWIPASAYDEKVNVMIASEELPQLIKLGYNPTTIGALKNGQFWEVGPFIKDYPNLAAQSEEFYQNISVNGKIYGVPLFRDLGRATLHYRKDWLDTLGLQAPVTLDDWYNVMKAIAKKDPDKNGKDDTYGLVFDKKYNQEAASTLTRLAVSQGAPNKWAVDEEGNFTPEFMTEPYFETMKLVKRLYEEGLINQDFAVVDTSEIDKLYESGRAGIRFSGGNAQSWQDKVIKNVPEAVIDVAPVTGPEGRRLPGETGNAGFLAIPKKTVKTEEEMKLILKFVDQLMDPEMATLLVKGVENKHWKDAGDVTEVLDRDADLKEVKPYRDTMPNRNENYNIEKLAKQPDLFRKSQKFVKENDEFIVPNPALTLDSAIYSERGKELELMTTDAQTKYIMGQIDEAGWQAAIEQWKKQGGNQLMAEYKEAYLNINK is encoded by the coding sequence ATGAAGAAGAAAGTTCATTTGTTGTCCGCTTCCGTTATGACTGCTGCACTGGTATTATCCGCATGCGGCGCGGGAAAAGAAGCTGCCGTGCTCGATGGAAGTAAGCCTTATTCACTGAAATATGTTGTAAATCAGGTAGGGGAGATTCCGACAAAAGGAAATGAGATCGAGAAAGCCATTATGGAGTACACGAATACTGATCTTAATATCCAGTGGATCCCCGCGTCTGCTTATGATGAAAAAGTGAATGTAATGATTGCATCAGAAGAGCTGCCTCAGCTAATCAAGCTCGGATATAATCCCACAACGATTGGAGCTCTCAAAAATGGACAGTTTTGGGAAGTGGGACCTTTTATCAAAGATTACCCTAACCTGGCAGCACAGAGCGAGGAATTCTATCAAAACATCAGCGTAAACGGTAAAATATACGGAGTACCTTTGTTCCGTGACCTCGGAAGGGCAACGCTGCACTACCGGAAAGACTGGCTCGATACACTTGGGCTGCAGGCTCCTGTTACCCTGGATGACTGGTATAATGTGATGAAAGCGATTGCTAAGAAAGATCCAGATAAGAACGGAAAAGACGATACGTATGGCCTAGTATTTGATAAAAAGTATAATCAAGAGGCAGCCTCAACACTGACTCGACTCGCCGTCTCCCAAGGTGCGCCTAACAAATGGGCAGTGGATGAAGAAGGTAATTTCACACCGGAATTTATGACCGAGCCTTACTTTGAAACCATGAAACTGGTAAAGCGTCTGTATGAGGAAGGTTTAATCAATCAAGATTTTGCAGTCGTAGACACAAGCGAAATTGATAAGTTATACGAGTCAGGCCGTGCGGGAATTCGTTTCTCCGGAGGGAATGCCCAGTCTTGGCAGGATAAAGTGATCAAGAACGTTCCAGAAGCCGTGATTGATGTGGCTCCAGTTACCGGTCCCGAAGGGCGAAGACTCCCTGGAGAGACAGGCAACGCAGGATTCCTGGCGATTCCTAAGAAGACGGTAAAAACAGAAGAAGAAATGAAGCTGATTCTAAAATTTGTTGACCAGTTGATGGATCCAGAAATGGCGACTCTTTTAGTTAAAGGGGTAGAGAACAAACACTGGAAGGATGCAGGTGATGTAACGGAGGTACTGGACCGTGATGCGGATCTGAAAGAAGTGAAGCCGTACCGTGATACGATGCCGAACCGTAACGAAAACTATAATATTGAAAAGCTGGCCAAACAGCCAGATCTGTTCCGTAAAAGCCAAAAGTTTGTAAAAGAAAATGATGAGTTTATCGTGCCTAACCCTGCGTTGACTCTAGATTCTGCAATCTATTCGGAGCGGGGTAAGGAGCTGGAACTGATGACCACTGATGCACAGACGAAATATATTATGGGTCAAATAGATGAAGCTGGCTGGCAGGCAGCGATCGAACAATGGAAGAAGCAAGGCGGCAACCAATTGATGGCTGAATATAAGGAAGCTTACTTGAATATTAATAAATAA